The following is a genomic window from Papilio machaon chromosome 7, ilPapMach1.1, whole genome shotgun sequence.
gcgaaatataaaaaaacacttgacgaaattaataaaaaaaaaatagcctatagCAACCgacataggtgggcacagttaatcaaaaagttaacttcgttaatcgttaattcgttaaataaaaatttaacttcgttaatcgttaaagcgtttaatttaagaaaatttaacgcaagttaaagttaacagttaaagttaattttggtttatattacgaatatagggcgcaagcgggaaatgaccatacgaataatctccgaatcataTGGACTGATATTGTCAAGACTTTctatagaacttaggctatttttttactgcgcttacgaaatctcgggcgagcgctaatcctatctatagtttagttatataatatactcaaataaaattttgacgattggggtgatgtactactgcctgtacgatattaatgacatagcatgcactagttacacacacttatatacttcactgacaatgatggacaattgaccttttcagtcatttttttatcgaccatccaacttcacggaattagagaactaactaaatttagacaacacaagttttctattaaacagtgagacatactcgtattatggtaatattcaaaagaatatcaatctcaaatctcaaacaaaatgcagtaagaagggacataaacgtaagtatgtttaatacatctcaaatataaaatgtcacctatttacttcggccgacaccgactgcgaaataacaataattatacaataaatgttacaagaaagaagagaactttctttagagtttagagggttttcatgacattattttgttacttttcagtgcattttgtttgagattgttttttatgttatagtaaaggtcacttgtgccgacatttcatatattcattttagtacaacacaatttaacattatttcactaacataattattttatctttttcctcattctttctcgttttatcgtatactttttttttgtaaacaaacaaattatctttgctattgtctttgtgcagcgcacgtgcatccccgaccattagaagggttggggccataaatccatcgagttcgttatcgcattctgtGTGCGGGCtgtcctttgttcatatttttaaaatgcaaaattatttttcgttgactatgaagaagccccaaaaaaaacaaacgacggtaataaacacctaaatcccttttgttttcgaggaatgtttattgcgtgcacatttcgactttcgtatttttaaatttatttttcattgtttgtttcttatctacgcaatgacaaaaaaatcctatttgtacgctttttcaaatgaaccataaacgatttttttttatattttttgctgtctttaaacttcaatattaaaataaacattttcgtcgccaacaaagtttagttgtaatttagttacgacgttgaagagttatgcacacttgattattttgattgcaattcaacgcagtgtttatctatatatataagtgtacaattattgtatttagaataaagtacTTTCGTACCTTATGttggttttataacaaaatcatgttctaaaaaaaaagtgatgttaaataaatgaaaaccagttttaatgtgaataaaatgtaataaagacttttagagatatttgtgtaaatgtgaaataattattaaactttgaaggtgtctagcgcctaaacttcgcaatatttgatagaggtaagtttgtttaaatcgtcactattttctaacaaggattctgtggtactcttttgatcacgtctatcccggccgctcggtgtatagtataacatgcatcacactcgctcgttctcgttctctctcgttctcggtcaccattcgactcgccgacggtccccgaacatagccgaacttacgaatgtagcttgatgcataatttaaataaaatgacaacacgtcaataagtgtctattgttacaattaacggactaaattaacggaagtgaaatttaacggaagttaacaagagcgttaacactttttgaatttaacttaaaagttaatccgttaaggaaaatgttaacttcgttaattaacgattaacggattaacgagttaatgcccagctctggcaACCGAGTATAGTGTAGTtacccaacagtgaaagaatttttcaaatcggttcggTAGTTTCGTAGTCtaacaacaaacaaataaacaattatatctttactatttataatattaatatagataaatcaatttactaaagtttgatttttacaGTGTTCTAAGAGTATTATGGCTGTTAGACTATTTTGGCTTACAAACACATTATTAATTGTACCTACAATAAGGTAGGTAAATAGTAAACTTTTCCGTTTCCATTCGAACTCTGtgctgtttaaaaatatatatttttccagGATGAAACATCAAGAAAGTGAATATAATCACATTGACATTTCATGCATTTCACATTTCATTGGAGGAAGGtaagacaaaaataaggaaaaataaacTCACAGTCTTTCATTTGATTCTCCGGGAAACCGTATTTCCTCAGTTCTCTAACCAACTCGCATCTTGATAACTGTCTGCCTTCACACACAAGAATCATTGCAGCAGTAAACAGAAGAATATACGACTTCATATTAGAAGAATTTTAGCATAAGGAAATTGCGAACTGACGAATGATGGTACCAACACATAAGAtgcgtttaaatatttactttatgaaTTAACATTAAGATGCATGCATGATTCCATTATGCAAATGAAGGTAACCTATTGTTGAAAACATGTTGTTTGAAGAAAACAAGCAAATCAATTAAATGCAAGGAAAACTATTGTTGAAGTTAGCGGTGTTGTATGTTTTCTTTATACAGGATGTACTAGATGTCGCTTGTGTAatcaatctaatatataaaattctcgtgtcacagttttcgttcccgttctcctccgaaacggcttgaccgactctcatgaaattttgtgatcatattcagtaggtctgagaatcggacaacatctatttttcataccacccccccattttttaactgcgcgcggacggagtcgcgggcgacagctagtctatatatataaaagaaagtcgtgttagttacactatttataactcaagaacggctgaatcgatttgactgaaaattggtgggcaagtagcttagaaccaggaaacggacataggataatttttaccccgttttctatgttttattccgcgcggacggagtcgcgggtaaaagctagtacgaAATAAAGATTAAACATAGGTTAAGAGTAACATAGGTAATGTAATACTTACGTTTGCGGTTTCTCTGATGTTGTCCGTGAGTATGGGATAACTTAAATATCGAAGGATCCGCTGCAAATTTGTCCTTtctccattaaaaaaaacaaaataaacattacaattCTTGGCGTGGTTGTTGGTAATAGTGCACAAAAACTTGTTATTGATCTGTAACTGTCCGTAGCCTCGGGAACCTTCGCTGTTTGATTTGAAGATGATGTCAGTTTGCTGTGAAGTCCAACTATCAACGAAACAATCCCCTGCAAACGTTTGATAGAGTTGATTAACGGTCATGAATTGGAATGGaggaatgaaatataaaaagcatTTCTGTATCTCAGCTGGTGAGGTATCAGTTCTTTTGCTCTACCCACTAATCAATATTCAACCACCTGTGATTTGTATTGAAACTGAAATGCCGCGGGAtgacaattattttctttccCGATACAATCAttattgttgaaataatttgtacACTTACAGCCTTTCATTGCGTCCTGCGGAACTCCACGTCTAATCAATTCTTCTATCATTTTACATTTCGTCAGCCCGCCTTCGCATTGGCTGAATACAGCTAGAGCTAGTACAATAGCTAGTTTCATAATAAATGTtcagttaattttgttaatgttatacATTTGTTTAAGACTGTTTGGTCTAAATTGATCGATGTCCTGCAAACGAATGATTCGAATaagaaaacaacaaatatatatagtcTTGGGAGTACGCAGTTATCTGTGCGTCTCGAAATTAAGTTGAATAACAACTCAGTATGAAATCAACACATAAACATACCAAAGAGAGTACGTAATTATCTGTATATCAAGCTACTTAAGTTGCAAAACAACTCAATTGATATAAAGAATTCATTGGTTTAAAGTTTTACGTTGAAATCTGGTTATCGATGATATGTCATCATTATCTCCcaggccttatcccactcatgtggggtcggcacacaaggctttataaaccttaaagatttGGCTTCATTTTTTACGGCCAGCGCCTGCCTGTCACCAACCCTATTTGGGACTATCTTTAAGTAGACTCTTCTCTATGACCACCTCCAGATTCTCGACTCGCTTCACTCCAATAGATGAGGTCGATCTGGACATTAGAAGTGACAGTATATTATCAAGTGCTATTTTTCCATACcatataaatttgatattgagTATTCTGATGTTTCGAGAAGTTTTGCTGTGTATGTTTTAAGAGGGACGAAAGAGAAATCCGcccataatttaaatatgttccgTGTCACAACaacaattatcaatttttcACACTTATCCTGTTGTCCGCCGAATATAAGTTTAAGTGTAATTTTCAATGACCAATCGTTGGCCAGGATTGTTGCGGAAGGCAGTAGCCGTAGACTGTCTCCTGTGTGGTCGCGGTATTACACCGCTCCAGCTATACTTTCttctaaaaatgttattgcgGGCTCTCTActactgttaaaaatataaagaatgaCAAATATGTGTCAATAAAAGTGACAAACAGAAGTACAAACCCcagtcatatattttttatctttcgaTTTCGTAACGATGGTATCTAGCATccctttgttaatattatattgttcaCTATTGAGCACATTACAACATCAAGGGATTCCCTTGTTCCAGACTAAATTAATGCAATACTTGAGCTGAGCTCGATAATCGATAACACGAGGAGTATTTAATGACAGTTTTTTACACCTCCAAACATTCGTGCATCGTATTCAAAACAGTGCAGTCTTTACAATAATCATGTTTAACATGAAGTTTGTGGTAGTACTGTGTGGCATTGTAGTCTTCAGCCAATGCGAAGGCAAACAGCTTTCTAGGTGCGAACTGGTGCATCAGCTCAGGAAGAATGGATTCCCAGAGAACAAAATGAGAGACTGTAAGTAGACGtagatatatatgtatagcCTGGccagaaattttaaaactccCACCGTATTAGAGGTAAATATGCaactaatttttttgtgtaataaagAAGTCAATTGAAGCGCCCAGGTTACATTACTGTTTTAAATAGTCTGTCCAAAAATTTGTCATTGCGGTGTCCTTTGAAActaagtacattttatatcttctcgaactttcaatattttggtaaactaaaataaatatttcaaaaaacttattagtaTGAAAATTATGTAGACTCCATCTATTTAAATGTACCCAGTGTTTATGCATcctcgataaaaaaaatactactaaGGCCTTATTACTTTTCTAAAGGAAAGTAAACGATTAcgaatttgttaataaatgtatactgATTCACGATTAATTCTTATCAGTCGTTGAGTCAGagtttttatcattattagcCAATACACGTTCTTCGATGTATGAAGGTCTTCATGAATcaatataatagttatttgTTGATATCCAGTGGTGTCCTTATCCAACACTAtgggaattaatttattctccATCCCTTTGGAATCTTTTCTATTATCCTGCACCGttctattttagtatttttagaCTTATATTCTATTCGTCTTTTAGCCATTAGTTGTGTCATATTACCTTCACTTGCAGGGGTATGTTTAGTAGAAAGTGAGAGTTCTCGACGCACAGACATCATAAGCAAACCGAACAGCGACGGCTCTCGGGACTACGGCCTATTCCAGATTAACGACAGATATTGGTGCAGTACTACTAATAAGCCAGGAAAGGACTGCAACGTTACCTGCAAACGTTAGTACTTCAATTAAGATTCAACCTTACCAAAACTTATTTGTAGTAattccttttcaatattttaacggTGAATCCACTGCTGCTTAATTTTGCTTTCAATTTGTGAATCCTCAAGTTTATTTACCACTACAAGATAGTGGTAAATAAACCCCAGCCTAGTCTTCGGTTGACTCCAGGGTCTCCACCTGATCTACTTTGAGAATCACTGCTGTATCTCTAATAATGActtaaatttcttaaattttttgacatctgataaaatatgttgttcggttattttcttcttattagtttttgatttaccatatataattttatttcagaacTCGTGACTGACAATATTACGAAGGCTGCAACTTGTGCTAAGAAGATCTATCAGAGACATGGCTTCGACGCCTGGTACGGCTGGAAGAACAAGTGTCGTGGAAAGCCCCTGCCTGACATAAGCTCCTGcaagaaataaatgttaactCTTTGAATCATAAGAgcattaaaagtatattttaatatcatattccatgtaatataattttttttattaaaaaaatgtttgtacctTCGTGAATAaagcttaatatatataaatctcgtgtcacaatatttgtcctcaatggactcctaaaccacttaaccgattataataaaattcgcacaccatgtgcagttcgatccaacttgagagataggatagtttaaatctcaaattatagttgcaattttaatttattgctaattatttgtctgttattatttgacagtcacaattatctgataactccaaatgattctaacagatgtcgatacctttcgactgggttgagtaagtaatcaatagatggcgctgctatggtaaatctacgaacgtgtcatataagcttattaactgcgtgcggacggagtcgcgggcgacagctagtaaatctatatatattaaagaaagtcgtgttagttacactttttataattcaagaacggaacttgaatcgatttgactgaaaattggtgggcaggtagcttagaaccaggaaaaggacataggatttaccctgttttctatttttcattccgcgcggacggagtcgcgggtaaaagctagttaagtaTATGAATTTAGTATCGTTATATTCTGGTCGTGAATTGCTGTTGTTATCTTTTTAGTTGTGGTGTTAATGAACACTTACAGCAATCAAAGTAGCTTTAGAGATTTAAAACTCCAGTTTAGGAGCCTTTTAGTATGTGGGAAAGTTAAATAGCCGATAATAACCAAAGAGATGTCTGTCCTGAGGTCTTGTCCAATATCTTTCAATTTCTCATAAAGAAAAGGTAGTttagaaattcaaagaaaaaaaacagcattaaaaatcttgaatttttattaaattataatgaaaattgatTGAAATAGGAAAAGGAAAGATATACGATGTATGATAATACAACTACAAGGACTACTCCCACTTCTACTTCTAGCAGGAGCTAATATCAGGCAAGGATCCCTGGCATTTGCTCCAACCATACCATGCGGTGAATCCGTGACGTTTGTACACCTTCTTGGCGCATTTGGCCGCTTTAGTGATGTCATCTGTAAGGAGATCtgaaacaaaatgtttgtatagCTACATATGATTGCATTTCCACACATATTCTTACGAACGAACGAacgggggaacgctgccagtatcttcggaaccttgcctaaagggacaccttttaatgacatattttagtttttatatttaaatgttaatatgtaTGGAATTATGCTGCGCAGTGTTTTCTATATAACAATCAtactttaatcttactaatattataaatgcgaatgtttagatggatgaatgtttgcttgaagatctccggaacgactcaacagatctcgattaaatttggcatacatgtatTCTTAGAGGTCTGTCATTTAGTATACTTTGATGGAAGTGACCTAATAAAGTCCAACAGTAGTCTATTAGTTGATGATAAtggaaattgatttaaatagtTTCAATATATACCTTTAGAAATGTGAGGATATCTCTATACTCCTCCAAACTCAAATTACCTTTGTTTTCTGATAGACTGATGAAACACGGAATAATCTAAAGCACAGATTTCCAAATTCTGGCTTCGTTGAACTACCTATTGCTTCAATTCTTTTTCAACTTTTGAACCATAAACTTGTTTCCCTCATTCGTAAATACAttgatattagtaaaaaaattattccattATAAGTATAGCTACACAATTATTCCATTATAACTACAgtcctaattaaaaaatgtaaacaaagtcTCCGACCCTAAAATATATCGGGGGATTAagggaaaaaaaatacattgataTTTAAGACCTGATGGACCATATAAGGAATAACTGATCCAACGAATGAATTCAACATACCAGCACAAGTTACATTACAGTCCTTCCCCGGGAGGTCACTCTTATTGCACCAAAATCTGTCGCTGAGCTGGAACAGACCATATTCGCGATAACCTGATCTGTTGGCTCTACTGATTAAATCCGTGCGACCGCCGCTGTGATTCTCGATCAGGCACACCCCTAAAACAATGAAGGTCTTATGTTTCTTAAATTAACCAAAGAggttttgttaaaatagaaaaaaagtgTTACTGGCAggctaaatatttttcttgtgaAAAAGTGCTgggaattttttataaaatcgtagcagtcatttgtttttgttagcTATAATTAGATGTAATGTAACGAGTGTTTTAGTTTGATGTTGTATTAATATCTAGTTAACCGATACAaacattaacataaatttatttgaacttaAGCAGATAATTTGAGCgggttaataaaatatattttattaacttacatTGTCTCAACTTGTTTGCTGGAAACCGATGATTTCTCAACTGGCGCACAAGTTCACATCTGCTGAACTGACGAGCTTCACATACAAAAGATAGAGACAGTGTAAATATAAGAAAGAAACATACTTTGGATTTCATACTGAGGCTATTTAAGGTAAAAACAGATGatgttattgatttttatttctatgttattGTTAAACCACTTGGTGTTTGTTTGGTTGTTGTATTTCTTCTGATTTTATCTGGCAGAGACTCTTGTTTACGGCAGGCTTACACTGAgctctatataaaatttaactgcGTTTTGTATCAATGGTCCACTATGACAGGCGTAAAAGGGGATTTTTGTTATCTGTTCAATGTTCGTTAATCGAATTGTTGCTATTTTGTTAcgattatgttattttaaattatgaatataagtaatgacattaaaacaaatgtcattgttgataataaaagtaatgcaTTTTGTTATGGTACATGATAACATgactatgtaaatattttgctttattttcaCTAATTAAGTTCAAGtcactttaattaattgcaaGTCTATCACAGATATATAAGGAGTTtagttttggaacgaagttccttatcgcgcgttgtgaaagggggctagacggaaaaaattcttacgaaaagttgtcacgacactttttgctatatcaccatggcaacgacgtgacaatatataacgaaaattcatagaaataaaatgtactttttgtgaagacttaagttttttattaatagaataaacattggttccttcactaattaatcgaaaggaacttcgttccatccgggtgtcccttgacacctctcaagtttttgattattttaataataagatggtaaaaaataacacgaaACAGTAAATATAGTGATACTAGTTGATAATATTCCAGCCTAACTGTTTGACAGACTCATTGTTTTGGAAGGAAGTGGAAGTGTGGTAGGAAGAGGAAGCTACCTCTGCCTAGAGAAttgataatgtaaaaaaggTCTAAAAACTACTTTGAATACGACGATGTTAATGGTAGGTTCAGACCCAGCTTAGATTATCGGCTGGCGACACCTACGGTTATTGCTAAATACATTGTCAATGTATCACGGTGATTTAAGATGTTCAAAAGTCAGTTAAGTCACCACAATCTGCGCTTAAACTTTGCATGTTCGAGTAGTTCAAACTAAAACCACAAAATGTCTTCCTAACAGCACGAAAGCGAATAGTTTCTCTTGTGCAAGTTTGCcgtaaatatttgttaggCGTTTTGCATCGCTAGCGTTAGATATTCTATGTGAAAATCTTCTAAGAAAATGATTATTCAAGATTCTGCAACATGTTATTTAAcatctaaatatattatatcttaTGTGTTGGCGTTCCAACTACATACCTGACGGtaacattatttatctaaaatatacaacatcgaaattaaatataagttaagAGGAACTGGATAGCTATTCTGccaaaagaaatttaaaaggaCCCgatctttaatatatttgaggATTAaccatcaaattaaaaaaaccctATTGCCAATGGTGAAATAATTCGTTGTAGTTTTACGTTTGTgagtttaagtttttttaatatcatacggtggcaaacaagcaagcgaccacctgatt
Proteins encoded in this region:
- the LOC106719447 gene encoding lysozyme; this translates as MFNMKFVVVLCGIVVFSQCEGKQLSRCELVHQLRKNGFPENKMRDWVCLVESESSRRTDIISKPNSDGSRDYGLFQINDRYWCSTTNKPGKDCNVTCKQLVTDNITKAATCAKKIYQRHGFDAWYGWKNKCRGKPLPDISSCKK
- the LOC123721149 gene encoding lysozyme-like, with product MKSKVCFFLIFTLSLSFVCEARQFSRCELVRQLRNHRFPANKLRQWVCLIENHSGGRTDLISRANRSGYREYGLFQLSDRFWCNKSDLPGKDCNVTCADLLTDDITKAAKCAKKVYKRHGFTAWYGWSKCQGSLPDISSC